The genomic segment TCCCCAACCCTCAATCCCAACCCGGAGCTCCAAACCTTTGGTCCGGGAGAGTGGATCAGAACAACCTGACGGAAGAGACCAAGATGGCTTTGCTACAAAAGGTGCAAAGTCATTTTGAGAAGCTCGACTTTGTCAGTGATATTCAGCTGATCCCTTCGGCATACCTGACACCGGAGGGGGGATTTAATAACCTTAATCAGATCCAAAATATGTTTGGGATCGACGAGATCGCCCTGGTCTCCTACGATCAGGTTCAATTTACTGACGAGGGAGCTCTTTCGCTTACCTACTGGACCCTTATCGGGGCTTATGTTGTCTCGGGTGAAAAGAATGACACCAGCACCATGCTGGATACGGCAGTCTATGACATCAAGAGCCAGAAGATGCTATTTCGGGCGCCAGGGATGAGCCGGGTCAAGGGATCATCGACTTTGGTGAACCTGAGTGATCAGCTGAGAAAAGATAGCGTGACAGGCTTTAATCAGGCAACCGAGCAGATGATTAAAAACCTGGATATCCAGCTCAAGCTGTTTAAGGAGAAGGTGAAGAGTAACCCTGACAAGTTCAAGGTAGAGCATAAAAAAGGCTACACAGGCGGGGGAGCATTTGGGCCAGTCATGCTAATACTCCTGCTGATTGCTGGCTGTATTTTCAGACTTAGATTTCGCCAAACCGATTAAGCTCATTGAGGCCGCCAGTGCGGCCTCTTCCTTCCTGATGCATATATTTTCCTTTGATTCAGGATATCTTCAGTATTTGTTGCCTAGGCCGTACAGAAAGCATACAATCGCCAGCTTTCATCATCCCCTGCGACAAACCAAGTTGTTCCTCCGCAGG from the Dongshaea marina genome contains:
- the rhlP gene encoding rhombotarget lipoprotein (RhlP (RHombo-target LipoProtein) is a family of predicted lipoproteins that, in general, co-occurs with a form of rhombosortase, and that has an apparent cleavage site for that enzyme, a GlyGly motif, near the C-terminus.), which translates into the protein MKIRILGVGCIALIVTSLLGGCAVNQSRQRTSIVDYLYPKNTQQVIEPSIPTLKLPLSVGIAFVPNPQSQPGAPNLWSGRVDQNNLTEETKMALLQKVQSHFEKLDFVSDIQLIPSAYLTPEGGFNNLNQIQNMFGIDEIALVSYDQVQFTDEGALSLTYWTLIGAYVVSGEKNDTSTMLDTAVYDIKSQKMLFRAPGMSRVKGSSTLVNLSDQLRKDSVTGFNQATEQMIKNLDIQLKLFKEKVKSNPDKFKVEHKKGYTGGGAFGPVMLILLLIAGCIFRLRFRQTD